Proteins encoded by one window of Cuniculiplasma divulgatum:
- a CDS encoding methyltransferase, producing the protein MESKNFLIIETEIGRYNFAREELLCTFERASSIPVREMGQGIFIAEGIHDLNGLAFVKRAGQVLGIAEQFSDISKVLLPEGRFYVRVIDPHKCHGTSEEKEIGQLLGGIGRVSFSNPDFVVLAYHLDKWYICTQKYSRNNLEKAKRKAPLRPFFSPVSMDPAFASFLINMGYFPHGSTLLDPFCGGGGILMEAGLKGYRVEGIDILNEMVIGARMNLKYFGIREFSIIKTDFLEFQSDKKYGGIVTDFPYGRNSHISKERSEFYFRAAQKMSEFLETGSRACIVTDNMENLEYFKNFFDIDIILPQKVHKSLTRYFTRMIKK; encoded by the coding sequence TTGGAATCAAAAAATTTTTTAATTATAGAAACAGAGATAGGACGGTATAATTTCGCCAGGGAAGAGCTTTTATGTACGTTTGAAAGAGCATCTTCTATCCCAGTAAGAGAAATGGGTCAGGGAATATTCATTGCAGAGGGTATTCATGATCTGAATGGACTTGCATTTGTAAAGAGAGCTGGTCAAGTATTAGGTATAGCAGAACAGTTTTCAGATATTTCCAAAGTTTTACTACCCGAAGGGAGGTTCTATGTAAGAGTCATAGACCCACATAAGTGCCACGGCACATCAGAGGAAAAGGAAATAGGGCAACTGCTGGGAGGAATAGGACGTGTATCCTTTTCAAATCCCGATTTTGTAGTTCTGGCCTACCATCTGGATAAATGGTACATATGCACGCAGAAATACTCAAGAAATAATCTCGAAAAGGCAAAAAGAAAGGCTCCTCTTAGACCATTTTTCTCACCCGTTTCCATGGATCCAGCCTTCGCATCTTTCCTGATTAACATGGGTTATTTTCCACATGGTTCAACACTTCTGGACCCTTTCTGTGGAGGAGGCGGAATTCTTATGGAGGCAGGTCTAAAGGGATATAGGGTAGAGGGCATTGACATTCTCAACGAAATGGTAATCGGAGCCAGGATGAACCTCAAGTATTTTGGAATCAGAGAATTCAGTATAATTAAAACGGATTTTCTGGAGTTTCAATCTGATAAAAAATATGGTGGAATAGTAACGGATTTCCCATATGGAAGAAATTCTCACATATCAAAGGAGAGATCAGAATTTTATTTCAGGGCTGCTCAAAAGATGTCAGAATTCCTTGAAACGGGGTCCAGAGCATGTATCGTAACAGATAATATGGAAAATTTAGAATACTTCAAAAATTTCTTTGATATTGATATCATCTTACCACAGAAAGTGCATAAATCCTTAACAAGATACTTCACTAGAATGATAAAAAAATAA
- a CDS encoding DNA-directed RNA polymerase subunit L: protein MESKISIVEKQKDSITFEIMNYDNTLLRPLVEEIQKDEQVTESRYYIKHPVIDNPRVYVKVKSGKPQAAVKRSIKRLSKVFENLSNELNKELKKNDDSQIGVPELNKNKPSDN from the coding sequence ATGGAAAGCAAAATAAGTATTGTTGAGAAGCAGAAAGATTCAATAACATTTGAGATAATGAACTATGACAATACACTACTAAGACCTCTTGTTGAGGAAATTCAAAAAGATGAACAGGTTACAGAATCAAGATATTACATAAAGCACCCTGTAATAGATAATCCTAGAGTGTATGTTAAGGTGAAATCTGGAAAGCCGCAGGCCGCGGTTAAAAGATCGATTAAGCGATTAAGCAAGGTTTTTGAAAACCTTTCAAATGAATTGAACAAAGAACTAAAGAAAAACGATGATTCGCAAATTGGGGTACCAGAACTGAATAAGAACAAACCAAGTGATAATTAA
- a CDS encoding mechanosensitive ion channel domain-containing protein, producing the protein MNTQERRSLSKSIVSIVIAVIVVYAFEYYYLQIASIFNIPAKDDVYVKDAFVALIIIIVSFVLLRITKRLLNQLTLRSNGERNLNGIYIILRIVIYALAITAFLVYAGVNLEGALVGGAIGGVVIGFAVQSVVSSLLSGLLVTAGGFLKPDESISIFSWMFPETLTGRVEDVKTLYTRVKLTNSRSILIPNTILFGSSIFTKLNEGRKVKYEFNTTIPADVNAREVITKFMEQKDKIVNDLNIDEINTYFTQKNGTTNTITFIIQFEEIMKLNGYIDKINTAVEDSYWEIKNKPKN; encoded by the coding sequence GTGAATACACAGGAAAGAAGATCACTATCAAAATCTATTGTTTCAATAGTTATTGCAGTGATTGTAGTTTACGCATTTGAATATTATTATCTCCAAATAGCTAGCATTTTCAACATACCAGCCAAAGATGACGTATATGTAAAAGATGCCTTCGTAGCACTGATAATAATCATAGTATCTTTCGTTTTGCTTAGAATAACAAAGAGATTACTTAATCAACTGACATTAAGAAGTAACGGGGAGAGGAATCTCAACGGAATATATATCATCCTGCGTATAGTGATTTATGCATTGGCCATAACTGCATTCCTAGTATACGCCGGAGTAAACCTCGAAGGGGCACTTGTCGGAGGAGCAATCGGAGGTGTTGTTATTGGTTTCGCAGTACAATCTGTCGTTTCAAGTTTACTTTCTGGATTGCTGGTTACAGCGGGGGGATTCCTAAAACCAGATGAATCCATTTCAATATTTTCATGGATGTTTCCAGAAACATTAACTGGAAGAGTAGAGGATGTAAAGACCCTCTATACCAGAGTAAAATTGACTAATTCCAGAAGTATACTTATTCCGAACACCATTCTTTTTGGCAGTTCAATATTCACGAAGCTAAATGAAGGAAGGAAGGTAAAATATGAATTCAACACAACAATTCCTGCCGACGTAAATGCAAGGGAAGTTATAACTAAATTCATGGAACAAAAGGATAAAATTGTGAATGATCTAAATATTGATGAAATAAACACCTATTTCACACAGAAAAATGGAACAACAAACACAATAACCTTTATCATCCAGTTTGAGGAAATTATGAAACTTAATGGTTACATAGACAAAATAAATACTGCTGTTGAGGATTCATACTGGGAAATAAAGAATAAACCAAAAAATTAA
- a CDS encoding S49 family peptidase, translating into MIITINLRGTIGENTFAGIKSQLDASLRNKNVKGVILDINSGGGSASASELIYEAVSHLNENKPVFSVVTGTAASGAYMIACATRKIYSIHTGLIGSVGVISMSPDVSELLDKIGVKVNVLSKGREKASMNPFQKSTEEDLLRQNVILSEIYDFFMTIVKERRHLSDEQASEVGNSGIYAAKEAEKLSLIDQVDSYGKIIESIKNELGEKSDPVVMKRKIPFLLRFAMKFLGQ; encoded by the coding sequence ATGATAATAACCATTAATTTACGTGGAACAATTGGAGAAAATACCTTTGCTGGTATAAAATCGCAGCTGGATGCTTCACTTAGAAATAAAAATGTAAAAGGGGTGATTCTCGACATCAACTCAGGAGGTGGAAGCGCAAGCGCATCAGAGCTTATTTATGAAGCAGTGAGCCACCTCAATGAAAATAAACCCGTTTTTTCCGTGGTTACGGGTACTGCAGCTTCAGGGGCATATATGATTGCATGTGCAACAAGAAAAATATACTCCATTCACACAGGACTCATTGGTTCGGTTGGAGTGATTTCCATGTCTCCTGATGTGAGTGAACTACTTGATAAAATAGGTGTGAAGGTAAATGTGCTAAGCAAGGGAAGAGAAAAAGCATCTATGAACCCATTTCAAAAATCTACCGAAGAAGATCTTCTAAGACAGAATGTGATCCTGTCTGAAATCTATGACTTCTTCATGACAATTGTAAAGGAAAGGAGGCATCTAAGTGATGAACAGGCTTCTGAGGTTGGTAACAGCGGAATTTACGCTGCAAAGGAGGCAGAAAAACTGAGCCTAATTGATCAAGTTGACAGTTATGGGAAGATAATAGAATCTATAAAAAATGAATTGGGGGAAAAATCTGACCCAGTAGTTATGAAGAGAAAGATACCATTTTTGCTTAGATTTGCTATGAAATTCCTGGGACAATAG
- a CDS encoding NAD(P)/FAD-dependent oxidoreductase, with protein MKIPDRVVILGDKESAVMAANKLANRTNKKEIEMIVIGKRVNVEFSDSNIFVPFSLVDHHLLKRSMNSMLHTNIEYIEDEIVSLNIKDKSLNTRGGKVVRYDYLLITNPVEGDHTTITGFSEDARTLDTIQDSLRLKEDLQNIKSGEIVVYQDGTHSRSPLVGANLCVLLENHFKRNGTDKNMKITYLNSSKTIIENKNFHEKIDQVLQENGIKTVYGFKLDQLNVKNKELQTSDGTAVKYDIPVIFAPSRMKNYLVGAGFPKSDSSPIEINFKNLNVKNFPEVYISSIEPKYISNYWNIVHVELDYITAKIAHLISGYPDPEDYKGATYIDYLITDEERATNIVIDNNGEYSEGKQSKTDYLLKLYSYNSFFGSYSQGFL; from the coding sequence ATGAAAATTCCTGATAGAGTGGTAATTCTTGGAGACAAGGAATCAGCTGTAATGGCTGCAAATAAGCTTGCAAATCGTACAAACAAGAAAGAAATCGAAATGATAGTGATTGGAAAACGTGTCAATGTTGAATTCAGTGATTCCAATATATTCGTTCCCTTCTCTCTGGTGGATCACCATTTATTGAAGAGAAGCATGAATTCAATGCTGCATACTAATATTGAGTATATTGAAGATGAGATTGTTTCATTAAATATTAAGGATAAAAGTTTGAATACCAGGGGAGGAAAGGTTGTCAGATATGATTATCTCCTCATAACAAACCCTGTAGAAGGAGATCACACCACAATTACCGGATTCTCAGAAGATGCAAGAACTCTTGACACCATTCAGGATTCACTAAGATTGAAAGAAGATCTCCAGAACATTAAAAGCGGAGAGATTGTAGTATATCAGGATGGGACGCATTCCCGAAGCCCTCTTGTTGGGGCTAATCTCTGTGTATTGCTCGAGAATCACTTTAAAAGGAATGGAACTGATAAGAACATGAAGATAACTTATCTCAATTCATCCAAAACAATAATAGAAAACAAAAATTTTCATGAAAAAATAGATCAGGTCCTGCAGGAAAATGGAATTAAAACTGTGTACGGATTTAAACTGGATCAGTTGAATGTGAAGAATAAGGAACTTCAAACAAGTGATGGCACTGCAGTAAAATATGATATTCCAGTTATATTTGCACCCTCCAGAATGAAAAATTATCTGGTTGGTGCTGGTTTTCCCAAGTCAGATAGTTCCCCAATAGAGATTAACTTCAAAAATCTTAATGTTAAAAACTTCCCTGAAGTCTACATTTCATCCATAGAACCCAAGTACATATCAAACTACTGGAATATAGTCCATGTTGAGCTTGATTATATCACGGCTAAAATTGCACACTTGATCAGTGGGTATCCTGACCCTGAAGACTATAAGGGTGCAACTTACATTGACTACCTAATAACCGATGAAGAGAGGGCTACAAACATAGTAATTGATAACAACGGAGAATATAGTGAAGGAAAACAGAGCAAAACAGATTACTTGCTGAAGTTATACTCGTACAATTCATTCTTTGGTAGTTATTCACAGGGATTTTTGTGA
- a CDS encoding DUF1641 domain-containing protein, whose translation MENEKNEKDQVEIALSELMGDDQTLLGVLNLVKMFKDSGNLEVLEKLLTENMPGNTKAYTSLIDKRELHMGGISLANALVALMASVSGKTSQSVLNVLLYNSEDIWDSMIDGAKQPENFSLLRLMGMLKDPEVAAGLSAVMNALKTLGSLLKKVDTE comes from the coding sequence ATGGAAAATGAAAAAAATGAAAAAGATCAGGTTGAAATTGCACTGTCAGAATTAATGGGTGATGACCAAACATTGCTTGGGGTTCTTAATCTTGTTAAGATGTTCAAAGACTCTGGCAATCTGGAAGTCCTGGAGAAGTTGCTCACAGAAAATATGCCGGGTAATACAAAGGCATACACATCTCTCATAGATAAGAGAGAGCTTCATATGGGTGGAATTTCTCTTGCAAACGCCCTCGTTGCACTAATGGCATCTGTTTCAGGTAAGACTTCACAGTCAGTGCTTAATGTCTTATTATATAACAGTGAAGATATATGGGATTCCATGATAGATGGGGCAAAGCAACCTGAGAACTTCTCTCTGTTAAGATTGATGGGCATGCTTAAGGATCCAGAGGTCGCAGCAGGACTGAGTGCAGTAATGAATGCTTTGAAGACTCTTGGTTCACTTTTGAAAAAGGTAGACACTGAATGA
- a CDS encoding OsmC family protein produces MTLSISFHYDREVGFKSDSAEMETVYLRDPIINNPMIYSPTETMLFAMSGCSSYDVVLIISRMRKEIKKYGMQVEAEREEEEPKVLKSANFTYTIDAEVTEEQALRAINLSLEKYCSVTILARRGGVHVTYSLILNGKKVCEKQEPKLD; encoded by the coding sequence ATGACCCTGTCCATATCTTTTCACTATGATAGGGAGGTTGGATTCAAAAGTGATTCCGCCGAGATGGAAACAGTCTATCTCAGGGACCCTATAATAAATAACCCCATGATCTATTCACCAACCGAAACAATGCTATTCGCAATGTCTGGTTGCTCTTCGTATGATGTGGTTTTGATAATTTCTAGAATGAGGAAGGAGATTAAAAAATACGGAATGCAGGTAGAGGCAGAGAGGGAGGAAGAGGAACCTAAGGTCCTTAAGAGTGCCAATTTCACATATACCATAGATGCAGAGGTAACAGAAGAGCAGGCTCTAAGGGCCATAAACTTGTCACTGGAAAAGTACTGCAGCGTTACCATATTGGCAAGGAGAGGCGGTGTCCATGTTACCTACTCCCTGATCCTGAACGGAAAGAAAGTATGTGAAAAACAGGAACCTAAACTGGACTAA
- a CDS encoding pyridoxal-phosphate dependent enzyme, translating to MVLTKVFCSKCGATRENFELVCTTCGSPFIIKVSGPYEKNTVSNYDYFETPLIPLNLKTPILETNNFKAKLEFYNPTLSYKDRGMNTLFSFLNFKKFLNEGDEVSEDSSGNAGASFAMFSKMLGLKATVFASASANQNKMKQIERYGSKTERINGTRKDVENSAKNSGLKYLGHQYWPEFYDGFRVIAYEIYEQMEHMPDNILIPFSTGTLYLGIFEGFSHLLQNGLIDSIPTLWAIQPEKASGMYNKLNNIDREPEPSIADALTGVVPLRYSHLSSIIKTYGRCEVISENEIIDAKQYLLTIGIDCEYSSAITYAALKKFNLGKGSLLILTGHGIKNL from the coding sequence ATGGTTTTAACAAAAGTTTTTTGCAGTAAGTGTGGTGCTACAAGAGAAAATTTTGAACTAGTATGTACTACCTGTGGATCACCTTTCATCATAAAAGTATCCGGTCCATATGAAAAGAATACGGTTTCAAACTATGATTATTTTGAGACTCCACTTATTCCGCTAAATTTAAAAACGCCAATACTTGAAACCAATAATTTTAAGGCTAAGTTAGAATTTTATAATCCAACACTTTCTTATAAGGACAGAGGTATGAACACTCTCTTTTCATTCTTGAACTTCAAAAAGTTCCTTAACGAGGGAGATGAAGTAAGTGAGGATTCCTCTGGAAATGCAGGCGCATCTTTCGCAATGTTTTCTAAAATGTTAGGGCTTAAAGCAACAGTATTCGCTTCGGCTTCCGCTAACCAAAATAAGATGAAACAGATTGAACGATATGGATCCAAGACTGAGAGAATAAACGGAACGAGAAAAGACGTAGAAAATAGTGCAAAAAATAGTGGTCTCAAATACCTTGGTCATCAGTACTGGCCAGAATTTTACGACGGGTTCAGAGTTATTGCCTACGAAATATATGAACAAATGGAACATATGCCTGATAATATTCTGATCCCTTTCTCAACCGGAACATTATACCTTGGTATATTTGAGGGTTTTTCACACTTGCTTCAGAATGGACTGATTGATTCCATCCCAACACTTTGGGCTATTCAGCCAGAAAAAGCCAGTGGGATGTATAATAAGTTGAACAATATCGACAGAGAACCAGAACCCTCAATTGCTGATGCTTTAACAGGGGTTGTACCTCTCAGGTATTCACACCTGAGTTCTATAATAAAAACTTACGGAAGGTGCGAGGTGATTTCTGAAAATGAAATTATCGATGCGAAACAATACCTCCTTACTATTGGAATAGACTGTGAATACAGTTCAGCCATAACCTATGCTGCGTTAAAGAAATTCAATTTAGGAAAAGGTTCTCTCCTAATACTTACTGGACACGGAATTAAAAATCTTTAG
- a CDS encoding elongation factor EF-2 translates to MGRKEDNIAKAATLVNKAESIRNIDIAAHIDHGKTTLSDNLIAGAGMMSEDLAGKQLMLDYDEQEQARGITINAANASMVHQVDGKDYLINLIDTPGHVDFGGDVTRAMRAVDGCIIVVDSVEGVMPQTETVIRQALREYVKPTMFINKVDRLINELKLNSEEMQKKFIKIINDVNKLIAKYAPDKFKKEWELSVQNGKVSFGSAYNNWAISVPAMKVFNVNFNDIVSMVREGKQKELAKKAPLHKIILNMVVHHLPDPKQASEYRIPNVWHGDLESQVGKSMMVCDTKGPLAMMITKIIVDPHAGEIAVGRVFSGTLTKGQELYISSASGKFKIQTIAMMVGPDRIQVDSIPAGNIAAVIGLKSAIAGSTVSAVADMEPFEPMTHYTDPVVTLAIEAKHTSDLPKLIDVLKTVSKADPSIQVNINQETGEHLISGMGELHLEVTLYRIKNDYKIEVTTSDPIVVYRETVERTGGPFEGKSPNKHNKFYFKVEPLEESVVQLIKDGVLPQGSKFKDKRATIEQLQNAGIDRDTARGITAVMGENVMFDVTKGIQYLDETMELLLESFKEVVERGPLANEGMTHIKASLVDAKLHEDSIHRGPAQVIPAGRNSLYGAICQARRVLMEPIQKVYINVPQDIMGSVTNEIQQRRGVVDEMNIEGDDIVIVARVPVSGMFGFASAIRSATGGKVLWSSENSGYQKVPPEIQKEVVSKIRTRKGLKPEPYNEDYYSSL, encoded by the coding sequence ATGGGTCGAAAGGAAGATAATATTGCAAAGGCTGCAACATTAGTTAATAAGGCTGAAAGTATAAGAAATATAGATATTGCTGCACACATTGATCATGGTAAAACAACGCTCAGTGATAATTTAATTGCTGGAGCAGGGATGATGAGTGAGGATCTTGCCGGAAAGCAGTTAATGCTGGATTATGATGAACAGGAACAGGCCAGAGGAATAACAATTAACGCAGCTAACGCTTCAATGGTTCATCAGGTAGACGGTAAGGATTATTTGATTAATCTGATTGATACTCCTGGACATGTAGACTTTGGTGGAGATGTAACAAGGGCAATGAGAGCTGTAGATGGTTGCATTATAGTTGTTGATTCTGTGGAGGGTGTAATGCCACAGACTGAAACTGTAATAAGGCAAGCACTAAGGGAATATGTTAAACCAACCATGTTCATCAACAAAGTCGATAGGTTAATCAACGAATTAAAGCTAAATTCTGAGGAAATGCAGAAGAAATTTATTAAAATAATTAATGATGTTAATAAACTAATTGCTAAATATGCACCAGATAAGTTCAAAAAGGAATGGGAATTAAGCGTTCAAAACGGAAAGGTATCATTTGGATCAGCATATAATAACTGGGCTATTTCAGTGCCTGCAATGAAGGTCTTTAATGTCAATTTTAATGATATTGTATCAATGGTGAGGGAGGGCAAGCAGAAAGAACTGGCCAAAAAAGCACCATTGCATAAAATCATTTTAAATATGGTGGTTCATCATTTGCCAGATCCTAAACAGGCTTCTGAATACAGGATACCCAACGTATGGCACGGAGATCTCGAGTCGCAGGTAGGCAAATCAATGATGGTTTGCGATACAAAGGGTCCACTTGCAATGATGATTACAAAAATTATTGTCGATCCACATGCTGGTGAAATTGCAGTTGGGAGAGTATTCAGTGGTACTTTGACTAAAGGGCAGGAACTATACATAAGCAGTGCTTCAGGCAAGTTCAAAATTCAAACCATTGCAATGATGGTTGGTCCAGATAGAATTCAGGTTGACTCAATTCCAGCAGGAAACATCGCAGCCGTTATAGGGCTCAAGAGTGCAATTGCCGGTTCAACAGTATCAGCCGTTGCAGATATGGAACCTTTTGAACCCATGACTCATTACACAGATCCGGTGGTCACACTCGCAATTGAAGCGAAACACACCTCAGATCTGCCGAAATTAATTGATGTACTAAAAACTGTCTCCAAAGCTGATCCTTCTATTCAGGTAAACATAAACCAGGAAACAGGTGAACATCTTATTTCAGGAATGGGTGAACTTCATCTTGAAGTAACGCTTTATAGAATCAAGAACGATTACAAGATTGAAGTTACAACCTCTGACCCAATAGTTGTGTATAGGGAAACTGTAGAAAGAACAGGGGGGCCATTCGAGGGAAAATCACCAAATAAGCATAATAAATTCTACTTCAAGGTAGAGCCACTGGAGGAAAGTGTGGTTCAGTTAATCAAAGATGGTGTTTTACCACAGGGTTCAAAGTTCAAGGATAAGAGGGCCACAATTGAACAGTTACAGAATGCAGGAATTGATAGGGATACTGCAAGAGGAATAACCGCAGTAATGGGAGAAAATGTAATGTTTGATGTGACAAAGGGAATTCAGTATCTAGATGAAACCATGGAACTGCTTCTGGAATCGTTTAAAGAGGTTGTGGAAAGAGGGCCACTGGCGAATGAAGGAATGACTCATATAAAAGCATCTCTAGTCGATGCAAAGTTACACGAGGATAGTATTCACAGAGGTCCTGCACAGGTAATTCCTGCTGGTAGAAACTCACTTTATGGGGCAATCTGTCAGGCCAGGAGAGTATTGATGGAGCCTATTCAGAAAGTCTACATAAATGTACCACAGGATATCATGGGGTCAGTTACTAACGAAATTCAGCAGAGAAGGGGAGTAGTTGACGAAATGAATATCGAGGGCGATGATATTGTAATCGTTGCTAGAGTACCAGTTTCGGGCATGTTTGGGTTTGCATCTGCTATTAGAAGTGCTACTGGTGGTAAGGTTCTATGGAGTTCAGAGAACTCAGGTTATCAAAAAGTACCTCCAGAGATACAGAAGGAAGTTGTTTCAAAGATCAGAACAAGGAAGGGCCTGAAGCCAGAACCATATAACGAAGACTATTACTCTTCCCTCTAA
- the rpsJ gene encoding 30S ribosomal protein S10 — translation MVSYRARISLSGTDHRIVDEVCREIKGIAQRTGVDIHGPVPLPTKRLTVPVRKSPDGEGSPTWDRWEMRVHKRLIDIDGDERTLKQVMKISIPDGVQIEIQMKN, via the coding sequence ATGGTATCATATAGAGCTAGGATTTCACTGAGTGGAACTGATCATAGGATAGTGGACGAAGTCTGCAGGGAGATCAAAGGTATTGCGCAAAGAACAGGGGTTGATATTCACGGTCCTGTTCCATTACCTACCAAAAGATTAACCGTTCCAGTAAGAAAGAGCCCAGATGGAGAAGGTTCACCGACCTGGGACAGATGGGAAATGAGGGTACATAAGAGACTCATCGATATTGATGGAGACGAAAGGACACTTAAGCAGGTGATGAAAATCTCAATACCAGACGGGGTCCAGATAGAAATTCAAATGAAAAATTAA
- the tuf gene encoding translation elongation factor EF-1 subunit alpha, with the protein MAGQKPHINLVTIGHVDHGKSTLVGRLLFEHGEIPQHIIDDYKKQADEKGKATFEFAWVMDRYKEERERGVTIDLSHRKFETDKYYFTIIDAPGHRDFVKNMITGTSQADAAMLVISAREGEGIMAQTREHAFLAKTLGVQQIIVLANKMDSVQPPYSEKRFTEVKGEIEKFMASVGYRNFPIIPISGYKGDNITKKSENMKWYSGPTLLEALESLKVPEKPTNKPLRLPVQDVYSITGIGTVPVGRVETGIIKPGDKVIFMPANKQGEVKSVEMHHESLPQAEPGDNVGFNVRGIAKNDVKRGDVCGPVNAPPTVAKSFTAQIVVLNHPSVIAVGYKPVFHVHTTQVACRFEELVKTINPKDGTTKENNPQFIKTGDIAVVKVVPDKPLVIEKVAEFPQLGRFAIRDMGQTVAAGLCQEVETK; encoded by the coding sequence ATGGCAGGACAAAAACCACACATAAATTTGGTAACGATAGGGCATGTTGATCATGGAAAGTCGACTTTAGTAGGGAGACTGCTGTTCGAGCACGGTGAAATTCCACAGCACATAATCGATGATTACAAGAAACAGGCCGATGAAAAAGGAAAAGCTACGTTCGAGTTTGCTTGGGTAATGGATAGGTACAAAGAAGAAAGGGAAAGAGGAGTTACAATTGATCTATCTCACAGGAAGTTTGAGACAGATAAGTACTACTTCACTATCATTGATGCACCAGGGCATAGGGACTTTGTAAAAAATATGATTACTGGAACAAGCCAGGCAGATGCAGCTATGCTTGTAATATCTGCAAGGGAAGGAGAAGGGATCATGGCACAGACAAGAGAGCACGCATTCCTTGCAAAGACACTTGGAGTACAACAGATCATAGTACTTGCAAATAAGATGGACTCAGTACAACCACCTTACAGTGAAAAGAGATTCACAGAAGTAAAGGGAGAAATAGAGAAGTTCATGGCGTCTGTTGGTTACAGGAATTTTCCAATAATCCCAATTAGTGGTTATAAGGGAGATAACATAACGAAAAAATCAGAAAACATGAAATGGTACAGTGGACCAACATTACTGGAAGCATTAGAATCATTAAAGGTACCCGAGAAACCAACAAACAAGCCTCTCAGGCTACCAGTTCAGGACGTTTATTCCATAACTGGAATAGGAACAGTTCCTGTTGGAAGAGTTGAAACAGGAATTATAAAACCTGGAGACAAGGTTATATTCATGCCGGCCAATAAGCAGGGGGAAGTAAAATCTGTGGAAATGCATCATGAGTCATTGCCCCAGGCAGAACCAGGAGACAATGTAGGGTTCAATGTAAGGGGAATAGCCAAAAATGATGTCAAGAGAGGAGATGTTTGTGGACCAGTTAATGCACCACCAACCGTAGCCAAATCATTCACGGCTCAGATAGTAGTTCTGAACCATCCAAGCGTTATTGCAGTTGGTTACAAGCCAGTATTTCACGTTCATACAACTCAGGTTGCGTGCAGGTTTGAAGAGCTCGTAAAGACAATCAACCCTAAGGACGGTACAACAAAAGAAAACAATCCTCAGTTCATCAAAACTGGAGATATAGCGGTTGTTAAAGTGGTTCCAGATAAACCATTGGTAATAGAGAAGGTTGCAGAATTCCCACAACTCGGTAGGTTTGCTATTAGGGATATGGGGCAAACTGTTGCCGCAGGTCTCTGCCAGGAAGTAGAAACTAAGTAA
- a CDS encoding 30S ribosomal protein S3ae — MAGERSNKRTKDKWKEKKWYRIMAPSQLGGKEIAMTVGTGPDSIKGRVVEIPISDFSGNFKKSNAKLEFKVLDCVGTKCSTIFVGHSVNDDYIRRMVRRRKERIDIVKDVKTTDGYEFVLKVVAVTENKLTSAKSVELRNAITQIVSEKVKNMDYFEFARFIIEDESVSEILNGVKDIYPLKKLEFRKSELTSTGEKYNFSVPEDAPAEEVPAQ, encoded by the coding sequence ATGGCTGGAGAAAGATCAAATAAAAGAACGAAGGATAAGTGGAAAGAAAAGAAATGGTACAGAATTATGGCTCCGAGTCAGCTTGGAGGAAAAGAAATAGCTATGACAGTGGGTACTGGACCCGATAGTATAAAAGGAAGAGTGGTGGAAATTCCTATATCAGACTTTTCTGGGAATTTCAAAAAGTCAAACGCAAAGCTCGAATTTAAGGTCTTAGATTGTGTTGGTACTAAGTGCAGTACAATTTTTGTTGGTCATTCTGTTAACGACGATTATATAAGAAGAATGGTAAGGAGAAGAAAAGAGAGAATTGATATTGTAAAGGATGTAAAAACTACCGATGGTTACGAATTTGTTCTTAAGGTGGTCGCTGTAACAGAAAATAAGTTGACATCAGCTAAAAGTGTTGAGCTGAGAAATGCTATTACTCAAATTGTTTCTGAAAAAGTTAAGAATATGGATTACTTTGAATTTGCTAGATTTATAATAGAAGATGAATCAGTATCAGAAATATTAAACGGAGTCAAAGATATATACCCGCTCAAAAAGCTGGAATTTAGAAAGTCAGAGCTCACAAGCACTGGAGAGAAATATAACTTTTCAGTTCCTGAAGATGCCCCGGCAGAGGAAGTCCCAGCTCAATAA